The DNA segment CTTGGCTTATCGTTTGGCGAAAATGGGTACCATGTGTTTTTTTGGGACGAAGACCCCAAGCCTGACACAAGGGGTACAACGGTTTTTTCGATGTTTAAGCAGGAAACCAAGTACTTTGAACCCTCTACCAACGCATTTATGTTTAACCTGCGGGTTGAAAACCTTGATTGGTTGCTGCAAACTTTACGCGACGAGGGCGTACAGGTAATGGAGCAAACCGAGAATATGGAGGGCGTGGGCAAGTTTGGCTGGATTAT comes from the Bacteroidota bacterium genome and includes:
- a CDS encoding VOC family protein is translated as MKRVTGIGGAFFKARDTKALAAWYDKHLGLSFGENGYHVFFWDEDPKPDTRGTTVFSMFKQETKYFEPSTNAFMFNLRVENLDWLLQTLRDEGVQVMEQTENMEGVGKFGWIMDPEGNKIELWEPAKA